One genomic segment of Pseudoalteromonas sp. GCY includes these proteins:
- the ihfA gene encoding integration host factor subunit alpha: MALTKADIAEHLFEKLGINKKDAKDLVEAFFEEIRSALENGEQVKLSGFGNFDLRDKKERPGRNPKTGEDIPISARRVVTFRPGQKLKTRVEVGTSKNL, translated from the coding sequence ATGGCGCTTACTAAAGCCGACATAGCTGAACACCTATTTGAAAAACTGGGGATCAATAAGAAAGATGCCAAAGACTTAGTTGAAGCGTTTTTTGAAGAAATCCGCTCAGCGCTAGAAAACGGCGAGCAAGTGAAGCTCTCTGGGTTTGGTAACTTTGACCTTCGCGACAAGAAGGAACGCCCGGGTAGGAACCCAAAAACTGGGGAAGATATTCCTATCTCTGCGCGACGCGTGGTAACTTTTAGGCCTGGCCAAAAGTTAAAAACCCGTGTTGAGGTCGGCACAAGCAAAAACTTGTAA
- a CDS encoding alpha-glucosidase family protein, with amino-acid sequence MANNEWWKGAVIYQIYPRSFQDSNADGIGDLQGIIQRLDYIKSLGVDAVWISPFFKSPMKDFGYDISDYRDIDPMFGTLDDFDTLISEAHNRDIKIIIDQVLSHTSNQHPWFVESREDKTNDKADWYVWADANPDGSPPNNWLSIFGGVAWQWEPRRCQYYLHNFLTEQPDLNFHHPEVRKAVLDNVEFWLKKGVDGFRLDAINFCFHDKQLRNNPAKPIELRQGRGFSEDNPYAFQYHYYNNTQPENLLFMEEIRALLDRYPGTVSLGEISSEDSLQTMAEYTADGNKLHMGYSFELLTNDYSAKYIRETVSRLESVMTEGWPCWAFANHDVERVASRWSTDGKVNDTQVKMLTALLGSLRGSVCMYQGEELGLGEAAVAFEELQDPYGITFWPNFKGRDGCRTPLPWTKAKTNAGFSESKPWLPVSEAHALRAVDEQAVDSNSTLSYYQAFLQWRNAQPALKTGDIEFIDTPEPVLAFYRKTQTQTLLCAFNLAATQQSVTLPEVALTQCDLKHLSGTASANVLTLDAFGCYFAEIL; translated from the coding sequence ATGGCAAATAATGAATGGTGGAAAGGCGCGGTTATCTATCAAATATATCCGCGTAGCTTTCAGGACAGTAATGCAGATGGTATTGGCGACTTACAGGGTATTATTCAGCGACTAGACTACATTAAATCGCTTGGTGTTGATGCAGTATGGATTTCACCATTTTTTAAATCGCCAATGAAAGACTTTGGCTATGATATTAGCGACTATCGCGATATAGATCCTATGTTTGGTACACTCGACGATTTTGACACGCTTATCAGCGAAGCACATAATCGTGATATTAAGATCATTATTGATCAGGTACTTAGTCATACCTCAAATCAACACCCTTGGTTTGTCGAAAGTCGTGAAGACAAAACAAACGACAAAGCAGATTGGTATGTATGGGCCGATGCCAATCCAGACGGCAGTCCACCAAACAATTGGCTATCCATTTTTGGTGGTGTTGCCTGGCAGTGGGAGCCTAGACGTTGCCAATATTACCTGCACAACTTTCTAACTGAGCAGCCGGATCTTAACTTTCATCACCCTGAAGTACGTAAAGCCGTACTAGATAACGTCGAATTTTGGCTTAAAAAAGGCGTTGATGGATTTAGACTAGATGCCATCAACTTCTGTTTTCACGACAAGCAGCTTAGGAATAATCCAGCTAAGCCTATTGAGCTTCGTCAAGGTCGTGGCTTTAGCGAAGACAACCCTTATGCTTTTCAGTACCATTATTACAACAATACGCAACCTGAAAACTTACTGTTCATGGAAGAGATCCGTGCCTTATTAGATAGATACCCAGGCACAGTTAGCTTGGGTGAGATAAGCTCAGAAGACTCTTTGCAAACAATGGCAGAGTACACGGCCGATGGTAACAAGCTACACATGGGTTATAGCTTTGAGCTCCTAACTAACGACTATAGTGCAAAGTACATCAGAGAAACGGTTTCTCGCCTAGAGTCAGTTATGACCGAAGGTTGGCCATGTTGGGCGTTTGCAAATCACGATGTAGAACGGGTAGCAAGTCGCTGGAGTACAGATGGCAAAGTAAACGATACACAGGTCAAAATGCTCACCGCCCTTCTCGGTTCATTGCGCGGTAGCGTCTGTATGTATCAAGGCGAAGAGCTAGGACTTGGCGAAGCCGCCGTTGCCTTCGAAGAGCTGCAGGACCCATATGGCATTACCTTTTGGCCAAACTTTAAAGGCCGTGATGGCTGTAGAACGCCACTTCCGTGGACGAAGGCAAAAACCAATGCTGGCTTCTCGGAGTCTAAGCCTTGGTTACCAGTTTCTGAAGCACATGCTCTACGAGCAGTAGACGAACAAGCAGTAGATAGCAATTCAACGCTCAGCTACTATCAAGCATTTTTACAGTGGCGAAATGCGCAACCTGCACTAAAAACAGGTGACATTGAGTTTATTGATACCCCAGAGCCCGTGTTAGCTTTTTACCGTAAAACACAAACCCAGACACTGCTGTGCGCATTCAACTTAGCAGCTACTCAACAAAGCGTGACACTTCCTGAAGTTGCATTAACGCAGTGTGACCTTAAGCACCTAAGTGGCACGGCAAGCGCAAATGTACTGACACTTGATGCATTTGGTTGCTACTTCGCCGAGATTTTATAA
- a CDS encoding EAL domain-containing protein: protein MRGAHSLSKLFKNIFIAWLSCSFVFSIVAAFTYVHQKETAKSNLVTVASRIVSDINKEFVVVDDTLKHAIHLSPNCDPESLHYMRRLVFENPGMSEIGIVDSKGKLVCNSFGQLTPPVNTSAPIKKPGLRYYGPIITDYLELPAFVLARTRDDGYEVNVLMPDHWLKSMLDISAHHNTDFAALVDNSTGVPVFLNGKYALPIRQKLFPTANSRAVEGLFDDAKVKFAYIAAIPSLPQMSLIIAKNDEQLVSLGWLWLVLWSVLYCASWVGLTLLLISYDKRQLSSKTQILRALANDELFNVYQPLVNAQMPSIVGVEVLIRWRHPLEGVLGPAYFVPEAERDGTILDISIAQVENAVRDLTDILAAQPDFKVSFNVNGLLLGSKRYIDALLAAKNQISSLTIELTERDVLTQAQTKTVLTELKRAGIEIAIDDFGTGYSGLQYLQSFPIDLLKIDQSFVASIGLDTLQSPVLSAVIDMAGKLDKKLIAEGVETQAQARYLKSRGVNVHQGWLYFKALELPQLQREMDKVLDNKRAA from the coding sequence ATGCGAGGAGCACACTCCTTAAGCAAGTTGTTTAAGAATATCTTTATTGCTTGGTTGTCTTGCAGCTTTGTATTTTCAATTGTGGCTGCCTTCACTTATGTGCATCAAAAAGAGACCGCTAAATCCAACCTTGTCACTGTAGCGAGTCGGATTGTATCTGACATCAACAAAGAGTTTGTCGTTGTAGACGATACCTTAAAACATGCCATCCACCTTTCTCCGAATTGCGACCCTGAGAGTCTACACTACATGCGTAGATTGGTTTTTGAAAACCCTGGTATGAGCGAAATAGGGATCGTAGATAGTAAAGGGAAATTGGTCTGCAATTCTTTTGGGCAACTCACTCCACCTGTGAATACCAGCGCCCCAATAAAAAAGCCCGGGCTTAGATACTATGGCCCAATCATTACAGACTATTTAGAACTTCCAGCCTTTGTTTTAGCGCGCACGAGAGACGATGGTTATGAGGTGAATGTGTTGATGCCGGATCATTGGCTAAAGAGTATGCTTGATATCTCAGCTCATCATAATACCGATTTTGCTGCCTTGGTCGACAATAGCACGGGTGTGCCGGTTTTTTTAAATGGTAAATACGCTTTGCCAATCCGCCAAAAACTATTTCCAACTGCTAATAGCCGCGCAGTAGAAGGACTCTTTGATGATGCAAAGGTAAAGTTTGCGTACATTGCAGCTATTCCGAGTTTGCCGCAGATGAGCTTAATCATTGCAAAAAATGATGAGCAATTAGTGAGCCTAGGTTGGTTGTGGCTAGTACTTTGGAGTGTGTTGTATTGCGCCTCTTGGGTTGGCCTCACGTTGTTATTAATCAGTTATGACAAGCGCCAGCTAAGCAGTAAAACACAAATATTAAGAGCATTGGCAAATGATGAGTTATTTAATGTGTATCAACCTCTCGTGAATGCACAGATGCCATCGATAGTGGGCGTGGAAGTACTCATTCGTTGGCGTCACCCACTTGAAGGAGTGCTCGGTCCCGCTTACTTTGTGCCTGAAGCTGAGCGTGATGGTACTATTTTAGATATCTCGATAGCGCAAGTCGAAAACGCTGTGCGTGATTTGACGGACATCTTAGCCGCTCAGCCAGATTTTAAGGTGTCTTTTAACGTTAATGGTTTACTTCTGGGCTCTAAACGCTATATCGACGCCTTACTTGCTGCAAAAAACCAAATATCTTCATTAACTATTGAATTAACTGAACGTGATGTGCTGACGCAGGCTCAAACGAAAACGGTACTAACCGAGCTCAAACGTGCTGGAATAGAAATCGCGATTGATGACTTTGGCACGGGGTATAGTGGTTTGCAGTACTTACAAAGTTTTCCGATCGACCTGCTGAAAATAGATCAGAGCTTTGTTGCATCAATTGGCCTAGATACTTTGCAATCCCCGGTTTTATCGGCAGTGATTGATATGGCGGGAAAGCTGGATAAAAAACTGATTGCTGAAGGGGTAGAAACTCAAGCTCAAGCTCGTTATCTCAAAAGTCGAGGGGTGAATGTTCATCAAGGTTGGCTTTATTTCAAAGCACTGGAACTGCCGCAACTACAGCGTGAGATGGATAAAGTGTTAGATAACAAAAGAGCGGCTTAA